One part of the Hippoglossus hippoglossus isolate fHipHip1 chromosome 11, fHipHip1.pri, whole genome shotgun sequence genome encodes these proteins:
- the LOC117770696 gene encoding uncharacterized protein LOC117770696, whose amino-acid sequence MIADWSIQRTPCRLNVGTRVYPQMIPPRIDRPDPGDARKWQAHPYRDTKSKQMRVISNSVDLLFTDNKYSYESIVIMEEDPAVIDSATYLYERNPSASTLLWYKKGTLFVLRGSSFFPSKDHGVILVGHGSKVTNETTRLAGYDSENLARFVSILKTLRTFGHLSTISLISCNIGNDQHFMLQVLQVLRSLNIETKLHLYNSFLSVSSDGEIMTRNDGIWRSHDLSRRVIAELDHTCCNLLTKVELGCAGPVIPDYKGNTLSLQTFEWPSHPQMFVPMELRKKYPFIDCLEGLTWSLFFEENERRRAPDHVPDHDLRHVRAIWLIKPGPKEEENIVFKHIVNIQDLLVEIRYNAREDVATDLYYVLNECIYKVNRNNLSVSLVGKFISTGNQAEIEHFRQNFNEQQNESSLQELRQGLKAYKFNDFCRQTFQFQQCNYNCERWGRYFMAAVFSASVRNFRTFSLFLMSVIGCEVGRSQGIDSPLCTAFVGDDHPMVNEQPWPEHLHRGFYGCTVDDYEMAPQNRQIWLDQVVAKENALYIKSKQMMNTVNHDEQTELDIFGRVKVMNKYVFSSYLEFFRGTPEGKKLKRGCTPTFSENP is encoded by the exons ATGATTGCTG attgGAGCATTCAGAGGACTCCATGCAGATTGAATGTAGGCACCAG GGTCTATCCTCAGATGATTCCTCCAAGGATCGACCGACCTGATCCGGGAGATGCTAGAAAGTGGCAGGCTCATCCTTACAGGGACACCAAGTCCAAACAAATGAGAGTCATTAGTAATAGTGTAGATTTGTTGTTTACAGACAATAAATACAGCTATGAGAGTATAGTTATTATGGAAGAGGACCCTGCAGTTATTGATTCAGCCACTTACCTGTATGAGAGAAATCCCAGtgcatcaactctgctgtgGTACAAGAAGGGGACACTGTTTGTTCTCAGAGGAAGCAGTTTTTTTCCTAGTAAAGATCATGGTGTCATACTGGTAGGCCATGGCAGCAAAGTTACCAATGAAACAACCCGGCTGGCTGGTTATGACTCAGAGAATCTTGCCAGATTTGTGTCAATCCTAAAAACTCTACGAACCTTTGGTCATCTTAGTACCATCAGTCTCATTAGTTGCAACATTGGAAATGACCAACACTTTATGCTGCAGGTGCTACAAGTTCTCCGGTCTCTCAATATAGAAACAAAGCTGCACCTGTACAACTCCTTCTTGTCTGTGAGCTCTGATGGTGAGATAATGACCAGAAATGATGGGATCTGGAGGTCCCATGACCTTAGCAGAAGAGTCATTGCTGAACTGGACCATACCTGCTGCAACCTGCTGACCAAAGTGGAACTTGGCTGCGCAGGGCCAGTGATCCCTGATTATAAAGGAAATACTTTGTCTCTTCAGACATTTGAGTGGCCGAGCCATCCTCAAATGTTTGTTCCAATGGAACTGCGCAAAAAGTACCCTTTTATAGACTGCCTTGAAGGGCTTACTTGGAGCTTGTTCTTTGAGGAGAATGAAAGAAGGCGTGCTCCTGATCATGTCCCAGACCATGATTTAAGACACGTGAGGGCAATATGGCTTATAAAGCCAGgacccaaagaagaagaaaacattgtCTTCAAGCATATTGTTAACATTCAGGATCTACTAGTGGAGATAAGATACAATGCCAGAGAGGATGTTGCAACTGATCTTTACTATGTTCTCAATGAATGCATTTACAAAGTAAACAGGAACAATCTTAGTGTAAGTCTGGTAGGCAAGTTTATTAGTACAGGAAATCAGGCTGAGATCGAACACTTCCGTCAGAATTTCAATGAGCAGCAGAATGAGTCCTCCCTGCAGGAGCTGAGACAGGGTCTCAAAGCATACAAATTCAATGACTTCTGTCGACAGACTTTCCAGTTCCAGCAGTGTAATTATAACTGTGAAAGATGGGGTCGTTACTTCATGGCAGCAGTGTTTTCAGCATCTGTGCGTAACTTCAGAACCTTCTCACTTTTTCTCATGAGTGTCATAGGCTGTGAAGTAGGCCGCTCACAGGGGATTGACAGCCCCCTATGCACAGCATTTGTTGGAGATGACCACCCCATGGTGAATGAGCAACCCTGGCCTGAACATCTGCATCGAGGATTCTATGGTTGCACTGTTGACGACTATGAAATGGCTCCACAAAACAGACAGATTTGGTTAGATCAAGTTGTTGCAAAGGAAAATGCGCTTTACATAAAATCAAAGCAGATGATGAACACTGTCAACCACGATGAGCAAACAGAACTGGACATCTTTGGGCGGGTCAAAgtcatgaataaatatgttttctcatCTTATCTAGAATTCTTTCGAGGTACGCCTGAGGGAAAGAAGCTCAAGAGAGGATGTACACCTACGTTCAGTGAAAATCCGTAA